A section of the Scylla paramamosain isolate STU-SP2022 unplaced genomic scaffold, ASM3559412v1 Contig66, whole genome shotgun sequence genome encodes:
- the LOC135098471 gene encoding uncharacterized protein LOC135098471: MPSPTLCSPRWRSAHTSRTLLLRGSLKTLLEHNRRDILSKPEKFVRLKPGSDAAKTFTVYPEGSAGAGGGILLGQCACNTQAYFSKRLTLCCRYCRLSFCVRFRTETSAERVSGRNATTALPTR, translated from the exons ATGCCTTCACCCACGCTGTGTTCACCACGATGGAGGAGTGCCCACACTTCCAGGACCTTACTGTTAAGAGGTTCCCTGAAGACCCTACTTGAGCACAACCGCCGAGACATTCTCTCCAAGCCGGAGAAGTTTGTGCGCCTGA AGCCAGGGAGTGATGCTGCTAAGACCTTCACTGTCTATCCAGAGGGATCcgcaggtgctggtggtggaatcTTGCTTGGACAGTGTGCCTGTAACACACAGGCATATTTCTCCAAAAG GTTGACGCTGTGCTGCCGGTACTGTCGCCTCAGCTTCTGCGTCAGATTCAGAACAGAGACTTCagcagagagagtgagtgggagaaaCGCTACAACTGCTTTGCCCACTCGATGA